In Actinoplanes sp. NBC_00393, a single genomic region encodes these proteins:
- a CDS encoding MarR family winged helix-turn-helix transcriptional regulator, with amino-acid sequence MSEAKRLGRSRTRLLSQVATRSDRLVNEALAEVDARKWHYAVLATLEEFGPASQAELSERTRIYRSDLVAVINELTARGEVERAPDPSDRRRNVITLTTAGGRRLAALDRILADVEEQLLAPLSPADRDELTRLLATLAEHHGARW; translated from the coding sequence GTGTCTGAAGCGAAGCGCCTGGGAAGATCGCGGACGCGCCTGCTGTCGCAGGTCGCCACCCGATCGGACCGCCTGGTCAACGAGGCTCTGGCCGAGGTCGACGCCCGCAAGTGGCACTACGCCGTGCTGGCCACCCTGGAGGAGTTCGGCCCGGCCAGCCAGGCCGAACTCAGCGAACGCACCCGCATCTACCGCAGCGACCTGGTCGCCGTCATCAACGAACTGACCGCGCGCGGCGAGGTGGAACGCGCCCCCGATCCGTCCGACCGCCGCCGCAACGTCATCACCCTCACCACGGCCGGTGGGCGGCGGCTCGCGGCGCTGGACCGCATCCTCGCCGACGTGGAGGAGCAGTTGCTGGCGCCACTGAGCCCGGCCGACCGCGACGAGCTGACCCGTCTGCTCGCCACCCTGGCCGAACACCACGGCGCCCGCTGGTGA
- a CDS encoding dihydrofolate reductase family protein → MARVVMQAVVSLDGYIAYPDDSVGPLFDWYGNGDVTVHANDKWSFNVSQASAQYLQPFWDDVKCTVIGRHLFDTTDGWSGVPAAGDSLVVITHRPLPEEWLSRFPDAPFHTAGSVEEGIRLARELAGDGLVCVTAGDVGGQAFSAGLVDEVAMDLVPVVLGKGVRFFGSHAGTVLLEDPDSIVHGDRVLHLHYTVKR, encoded by the coding sequence ATGGCACGGGTCGTCATGCAAGCTGTGGTCTCGCTGGACGGATACATCGCCTACCCCGACGATTCGGTCGGGCCTCTGTTCGACTGGTACGGAAACGGCGACGTCACCGTCCACGCGAATGACAAGTGGTCGTTCAACGTGAGCCAGGCGTCTGCCCAATACCTGCAGCCGTTCTGGGACGACGTCAAATGCACGGTGATCGGTCGCCACCTGTTCGACACCACCGACGGCTGGTCTGGTGTGCCGGCAGCCGGAGACTCACTGGTGGTCATCACCCATCGGCCGCTGCCTGAGGAGTGGCTCTCCAGGTTCCCCGACGCGCCGTTCCACACCGCAGGGTCCGTCGAGGAAGGCATCAGACTCGCGAGAGAGCTGGCGGGAGACGGCCTGGTCTGCGTGACCGCGGGCGATGTCGGCGGGCAGGCGTTCTCGGCGGGTCTCGTCGACGAGGTGGCGATGGACCTCGTACCGGTGGTCCTGGGTAAAGGGGTGCGGTTCTTCGGCAGCCACGCCGGCACCGTCCTGCTCGAGGATCCGGACAGCATCGTGCATGGTGATCGCGTTCTCCACCTGCACTACACAGTCAAGCGATAG
- a CDS encoding roadblock/LC7 domain-containing protein produces MTDNHQAVYAELAALRYQVPGVLGCVVAGVDGLLVLHDTSTGTEPHDVAALAAGAHGISRTAGAVLQQGGFTEVTIHNQSGYLAVYAIGELALLAVLGDGGLNIARLHLEARTVTARLAELLQLRKVG; encoded by the coding sequence ATGACCGACAACCATCAGGCCGTGTACGCGGAACTGGCCGCACTGCGCTACCAGGTGCCGGGCGTGCTCGGCTGCGTGGTGGCCGGCGTCGACGGCCTCCTCGTCCTGCACGACACCAGCACCGGCACCGAGCCGCACGACGTGGCAGCGCTCGCGGCCGGCGCGCACGGGATCAGCCGCACTGCTGGGGCGGTGCTCCAGCAGGGCGGGTTCACCGAGGTGACCATCCACAACCAGAGCGGTTATCTCGCGGTCTATGCGATCGGCGAGCTGGCGCTGCTGGCGGTGCTGGGTGACGGTGGGCTCAACATCGCACGGCTGCATCTGGAGGCGCGTACGGTCACCGCACGCCTGGCCGAGCTGCTGCAACTGCGCAAGGTCGGCTGA
- a CDS encoding right-handed parallel beta-helix repeat-containing protein: MTSVFHVAPAGSDTADGSADRPFRTINRAAAVARAGDTVLVHAGEYREWVKPRYGGLSDNRRITYQAAPGEHVVIKGSERIDGWRPDGGTVWVASVPNGLFGEFNPFAEEVAGDWIVYREGAPHKHLGDVYLNGLSFYEVASRAELDDPPLRTEVLDDWTGTTVAVGNPEQTRHVWYAEVGDETTTIWANFQGADPNTELTEINVRRSVFYPDAHHLDYITVRGFELAQAATPWAPPTADQPGLIGPNWAKGWIIEDNVIHDAKCSAISIGKEASTGHNYATERGDKPGYQYQLESVFAARQIGWDKEHIGSHVIRRNHISDCGQTGIVGHLGCVFSTIEDNHIHDIALKREFYGYEIGGIKLHAAIDVTIRHNHIHHCSLGTWLDWQTQGTRISRNVLHDNSRDLFIEVSHGPYVVDHNVLASPAALELFSQGGAFVHNLIAGTVRLEPVLDRATPYHRPHSTQVAGYAVIVGGDDRWIGNLFTGGDPAAAYGPDAEGEGPAVVGTAGYDAHPASFEQYLERVNQRQGDHRRFAGVLQPVYARDNVYTGGAAPFAGEPEPVVVPAAPVQIVEDGDAVYLVSDLPPEFAGHRLGPVTGQDLPRVRFADADFEEPDGSPAAFDVDLTGEARQPGGQFPAGPLAGLGSGGSRIRIW; encoded by the coding sequence ATGACGTCTGTGTTCCATGTGGCGCCGGCCGGCTCGGACACCGCTGACGGTTCGGCGGACCGGCCGTTCCGCACGATCAACCGGGCTGCCGCGGTGGCGCGGGCCGGTGACACGGTTCTGGTGCATGCCGGGGAGTACCGGGAGTGGGTGAAGCCGCGCTACGGCGGGCTGAGCGACAACCGTCGCATCACCTACCAGGCGGCGCCGGGCGAGCACGTCGTGATCAAAGGTTCGGAGCGGATCGACGGCTGGCGGCCGGACGGCGGGACGGTGTGGGTGGCGTCCGTGCCGAACGGCCTGTTCGGCGAGTTCAACCCGTTTGCCGAGGAGGTCGCCGGGGACTGGATCGTCTACCGCGAGGGCGCGCCGCACAAACATCTGGGCGACGTCTACCTCAACGGCCTGAGCTTCTACGAGGTCGCTTCCCGCGCGGAGCTGGATGATCCGCCGTTGCGCACCGAGGTGCTCGACGACTGGACCGGCACCACGGTCGCGGTCGGCAACCCCGAGCAGACCCGGCATGTCTGGTACGCCGAGGTGGGCGACGAGACGACCACGATCTGGGCGAACTTCCAGGGCGCCGACCCGAACACCGAACTGACCGAGATCAACGTACGCCGCTCGGTGTTCTACCCCGACGCGCACCATCTGGACTACATCACGGTCCGCGGGTTCGAGCTGGCCCAGGCGGCCACCCCGTGGGCGCCGCCGACCGCGGATCAGCCCGGCCTGATCGGCCCGAACTGGGCCAAGGGCTGGATCATCGAGGACAACGTCATCCACGACGCGAAATGCTCGGCGATCTCGATCGGCAAAGAGGCCTCCACCGGCCACAACTACGCCACCGAGCGCGGCGACAAGCCCGGCTACCAGTACCAGCTCGAGTCCGTGTTCGCCGCCCGCCAGATCGGCTGGGACAAGGAGCACATCGGCTCGCACGTGATCCGCCGCAACCACATCTCCGACTGCGGGCAGACCGGCATCGTCGGGCACCTGGGCTGCGTGTTCTCCACGATCGAGGACAACCACATCCATGACATCGCGCTCAAGCGCGAGTTCTACGGCTACGAGATCGGCGGCATCAAGCTGCACGCGGCGATCGACGTGACGATCCGGCACAACCACATCCACCACTGCTCGCTCGGCACCTGGCTGGACTGGCAGACGCAGGGCACCCGGATCTCGCGCAACGTGTTGCACGACAACAGCCGGGACCTGTTCATCGAGGTCAGCCACGGCCCGTACGTCGTGGATCACAACGTCCTCGCGTCGCCGGCCGCGCTGGAGCTGTTCAGCCAGGGTGGCGCGTTCGTGCACAACCTGATCGCCGGCACGGTCCGGCTGGAGCCGGTGCTGGACCGGGCCACGCCGTACCACCGGCCGCACAGCACCCAGGTCGCCGGGTACGCGGTGATCGTCGGCGGCGACGACCGCTGGATCGGCAACCTGTTCACCGGCGGTGACCCGGCAGCCGCCTACGGCCCGGACGCCGAGGGTGAGGGCCCGGCGGTCGTGGGCACGGCCGGCTACGACGCCCACCCGGCCTCGTTCGAGCAGTACCTGGAACGCGTCAACCAGCGGCAGGGCGACCATCGGCGGTTCGCCGGTGTCCTGCAGCCGGTGTACGCGCGGGACAACGTCTACACCGGCGGCGCGGCCCCGTTCGCCGGCGAACCGGAGCCGGTCGTCGTGCCCGCCGCCCCGGTGCAGATCGTCGAGGACGGCGACGCCGTCTACCTGGTGAGCGACCTGCCGCCGGAGTTCGCCGGGCATCGTCTCGGGCCGGTCACCGGCCAAGACCTGCCGCGGGTCCGCTTCGCCGACGCCGACTTCGAGGAGCCGGACGGCTCCCCGGCGGCCTTCGACGTGGACCTGACCGGCGAGGCCAGGCAGCCGGGTGGACAGTTCCCGGCAGGGCCGCTCGCGGGTCTCGGGTCCGGCGGGAGCCGCATCCGGATCTGGTGA
- a CDS encoding MarR family winged helix-turn-helix transcriptional regulator yields the protein MTTIPFGTQLIGRTEKALNAILERHLAGTGITEPQWVALTLTVTSGGTLPEAAVVDRIRQAQQVDAATAAERVAELTAAGLVRTAADGTLAATERGTAQWSSVRAATGRVTEQLWGDLPEAELAVAARVLNTVLTRTDDVR from the coding sequence ATGACCACCATTCCCTTCGGCACCCAGCTCATCGGCCGCACCGAGAAGGCGCTCAACGCCATCCTCGAGCGACACCTGGCCGGGACCGGCATCACCGAGCCGCAGTGGGTCGCGCTGACCCTGACCGTGACCAGCGGCGGCACCCTGCCGGAGGCCGCCGTCGTGGACCGGATCCGGCAGGCGCAACAGGTCGACGCGGCCACGGCCGCCGAGCGGGTGGCCGAGCTGACCGCCGCTGGGCTGGTGCGGACCGCCGCGGACGGCACACTGGCGGCCACCGAGCGCGGCACGGCCCAGTGGAGTTCGGTGCGGGCAGCCACCGGACGGGTCACCGAGCAGCTGTGGGGTGACCTGCCCGAGGCAGAGCTCGCGGTGGCCGCCCGGGTGCTGAATACCGTGCTCACGCGTACCGATGATGTTCGGTGA
- a CDS encoding nuclear transport factor 2 family protein, whose amino-acid sequence MTVRPGSDFLSTAQAILRHERDRLTVLLSCPYDLVLVGGSSLPGALTKGDVDLHLRIPPADFAAVVTTLRSVYQVVHPEIWQATLATFSVEAALPTGVAVTPAGSEHDVRFTRTWERMAADPALVQTYNDIKLRHLGDPDEYERQKSAFFDSLLKDDSPRSVAYAFNDCINDRDLAGLSALMTDDHTFVDAAGAAITGKAACAEAWRSFFAAFPDYRNEFVTVNVDGGTVTVTGYSTCSEPALAGPARWTATVVDGRVSRWQVTDG is encoded by the coding sequence ATGACCGTGCGGCCCGGCTCCGATTTCCTCTCGACGGCACAGGCGATCCTGCGGCACGAACGCGACCGGCTGACCGTTCTGCTGTCCTGCCCGTACGATCTTGTCCTGGTCGGTGGCAGTTCGCTTCCCGGCGCCCTCACGAAGGGCGACGTCGATCTGCACCTGCGGATACCGCCCGCCGATTTCGCCGCGGTGGTGACCACGCTGCGGTCGGTTTACCAGGTGGTGCACCCGGAGATCTGGCAGGCGACGCTCGCCACCTTCTCGGTCGAGGCCGCCTTGCCGACCGGCGTGGCAGTCACTCCGGCCGGATCGGAGCACGACGTACGGTTCACCCGCACCTGGGAACGCATGGCCGCGGACCCCGCCCTGGTGCAGACGTACAACGACATCAAGCTCCGCCACCTCGGCGATCCCGACGAGTACGAACGGCAGAAGTCCGCCTTCTTCGACTCGCTCCTCAAGGATGACAGCCCCCGCTCCGTCGCCTATGCCTTCAACGACTGCATCAACGACCGCGACCTCGCCGGTCTCAGCGCGCTCATGACGGACGACCACACGTTCGTCGACGCGGCCGGCGCAGCGATCACGGGAAAGGCAGCGTGCGCCGAGGCCTGGCGGAGCTTCTTCGCGGCGTTCCCCGACTACCGCAACGAATTCGTGACAGTGAATGTCGACGGCGGCACCGTGACCGTCACCGGCTATTCGACATGCAGCGAACCGGCCCTCGCCGGACCGGCCCGCTGGACCGCCACCGTGGTGGACGGCAGAGTCTCCCGCTGGCAGGTCACCGACGGCTGA
- a CDS encoding IS1380 family transposase — MKATATRPKITVTGGGRGVVAHAGARLLADLADATGLTSAFSLGLTGLRQRGGGHDPGRIAVDLAVMLADGGEAIADLAVLRDQAGLFGPVASDPTAWRLLSKVDEAMLAQLRAARAQAREVAWAQHAEVRGDLPQVTVAGRKMQGLVLDIDATIVICHSEKEAATRTWKKTFGYHPLFCFLDNTGEALSGLLREGRAGSNTTADHITVLDQALTQIPDAHRHGTPVLLRSDSAGSSHGFLAHIRSLREQHLDIRFSVGTAITEPVRQAITAASGWIPAIDTDGDLREHAEVCEITGLFDATGWPQGTRFLVRRERPHPGAQLSLFDTIEGWRHQVVATDTPPGNGGIQFLEARHRAHARVEDRIRTGKDTGFGRFPSRHFAINQAWLQLALTGIDLLAWTQTLLLDGDLATAEPKRLRYRLLHVAARLTRTARRTRLAIAADWPWTEALTSAFSRLAALPRPAG, encoded by the coding sequence GTGAAGGCTACCGCAACACGTCCGAAGATCACGGTGACTGGTGGCGGGCGGGGCGTGGTCGCTCACGCTGGTGCCCGGCTGCTGGCCGATCTCGCCGACGCGACCGGGTTGACCAGCGCGTTCAGTCTTGGGTTGACGGGTCTGCGGCAGCGCGGTGGCGGGCACGACCCGGGCCGGATCGCGGTCGATCTCGCGGTGATGCTCGCCGACGGCGGCGAAGCGATCGCCGATCTCGCCGTCCTGCGTGACCAGGCCGGCCTGTTCGGGCCGGTCGCCTCCGACCCGACCGCCTGGCGGCTGCTGTCGAAGGTGGACGAGGCGATGCTGGCCCAGCTGCGAGCCGCGCGAGCCCAGGCTCGGGAAGTGGCCTGGGCTCAGCACGCCGAGGTCCGCGGCGACCTGCCACAGGTCACCGTGGCCGGCCGCAAGATGCAGGGCCTGGTCCTGGACATCGACGCGACGATCGTCATCTGCCACTCGGAGAAGGAGGCAGCGACCCGGACCTGGAAGAAGACCTTCGGCTATCACCCGTTGTTCTGCTTCCTGGACAACACCGGCGAAGCCCTGTCCGGGCTCCTGCGCGAGGGCCGGGCCGGGTCGAACACCACCGCCGACCACATCACCGTCCTGGACCAGGCACTCACCCAGATCCCCGACGCCCACCGGCACGGCACCCCGGTCCTGCTGCGCAGCGACTCGGCCGGCTCCAGCCACGGCTTCCTCGCCCACATCCGATCGCTGCGCGAGCAGCACCTGGACATCCGATTCAGCGTCGGCACCGCGATCACCGAACCCGTCCGGCAAGCGATCACCGCGGCCTCCGGCTGGATCCCCGCCATCGACACCGACGGCGACCTGCGTGAACACGCCGAGGTCTGTGAGATCACCGGCCTGTTCGACGCTACCGGCTGGCCGCAGGGCACCCGGTTCCTGGTCCGCCGCGAACGCCCGCACCCCGGCGCCCAGCTGTCGCTGTTCGACACCATCGAAGGCTGGCGGCATCAGGTCGTCGCCACCGACACCCCACCCGGCAACGGCGGCATCCAGTTCCTGGAGGCCCGGCACCGGGCCCACGCCCGCGTCGAAGACCGCATCCGCACCGGCAAGGACACCGGCTTCGGCCGGTTCCCGTCCCGGCACTTCGCGATCAACCAGGCCTGGCTACAACTCGCCCTGACCGGCATCGACCTACTCGCCTGGACCCAAACCCTGCTCCTCGACGGCGACCTCGCCACCGCCGAGCCCAAGAGACTGCGCTACCGGCTGCTGCACGTCGCCGCCCGGCTCACCCGCACCGCCCGCCGGACCCGCCTCGCCATCGCCGCCGACTGGCCCTGGACCGAGGCCCTGACCAGCGCTTTCAGCCGCCTCGCGGCACTCCCACGACCCGCAGGCTGA
- a CDS encoding PadR family transcriptional regulator has product MTDELKMITLLAPGNGMSTVNGKRYASRSAVTFRLIDILAVAVALIFLASGKVCLAASASTAILISPTFLKRYPLAVTDGPVRVTEPLLDVLEVLLEARDYELYGWAITKAAKRSSPTVYKILERLTDYGMVKARWEDHHPDINKPRRRFYRLTGHGVETATQLLQERRAQRPAASRRPRPTPGWAGA; this is encoded by the coding sequence GTGACGGACGAACTGAAAATGATCACATTGCTGGCCCCCGGCAACGGGATGTCGACGGTGAATGGGAAGCGCTATGCGTCCCGCAGTGCAGTGACTTTCCGATTGATCGACATCTTGGCGGTGGCCGTCGCACTGATCTTCCTCGCGTCCGGGAAGGTTTGCCTCGCAGCTTCAGCCAGCACTGCGATCCTTATTTCACCTACCTTCCTCAAGCGCTACCCTCTGGCGGTGACCGATGGGCCAGTTCGAGTGACCGAGCCGCTCCTGGACGTCCTCGAGGTGTTGCTCGAGGCCCGGGACTACGAGCTCTACGGCTGGGCGATCACCAAGGCCGCCAAACGATCCAGCCCCACGGTCTACAAGATCCTCGAACGGCTGACCGACTACGGCATGGTCAAGGCGCGCTGGGAAGACCATCATCCCGACATCAACAAACCGCGACGCCGCTTCTATCGGCTCACCGGGCACGGCGTGGAAACCGCGACACAGTTGCTCCAGGAGCGACGAGCGCAACGCCCCGCGGCGAGCAGAAGGCCACGGCCGACTCCCGGATGGGCGGGCGCCTGA
- a CDS encoding aminopeptidase P family protein, translating to MTVQPFTTKDFTRRMENAISQAAAAGLTGILVTPGPDLVYFTGYQPTAITERITMLVLDADHDPHLIVPVLERPDAEAAPGAPAVTITDWADGADPYAATARLLDAGGRYAVSDSAWALHLLGLQEALPGSRYTSMTGTLPMLRAVKDADEIERLAAAGAAADAAYEQIIGVRFAGRRERDIGNDLADLLRAHGHEQVDFTVVGSGPNGANPHHEMGERVIQDGDMVVLDFGGLKNGYGSDTTRTVHVGEPTAEEREVFEIVRQAQQTAFEAVQPGIACEEIDRAARKVIDDAGCGQYFIHRTGHGIGLTTHEPPYMVVGERRPLVPGMCFSIEPGIYLPGRFGVRIEDIVTVTENAGRRLNNTDHALQVVS from the coding sequence ATGACCGTGCAGCCGTTCACCACCAAGGACTTCACCCGCCGGATGGAGAACGCGATCTCCCAGGCCGCGGCCGCCGGGCTCACCGGGATCCTGGTCACGCCCGGGCCCGACCTGGTCTACTTCACCGGCTACCAGCCCACCGCGATCACCGAGCGGATCACCATGCTGGTGCTCGACGCCGACCACGACCCGCACCTGATCGTTCCCGTCCTGGAACGCCCGGATGCGGAAGCAGCGCCCGGCGCGCCGGCCGTGACGATCACCGACTGGGCCGACGGCGCGGACCCGTACGCGGCCACCGCCCGCCTGCTCGACGCCGGCGGCCGGTACGCGGTCTCCGACTCGGCGTGGGCCTTGCACCTGCTCGGCCTGCAGGAAGCCCTGCCCGGCTCCCGCTACACCTCGATGACCGGCACCCTGCCGATGCTGCGCGCCGTCAAGGACGCCGACGAGATCGAGCGCCTGGCCGCTGCCGGGGCAGCCGCCGACGCGGCCTACGAACAGATCATCGGGGTACGCTTCGCCGGCCGCCGGGAACGCGACATCGGCAACGACCTCGCCGACCTGCTGCGCGCGCACGGCCACGAGCAGGTCGACTTCACCGTCGTCGGCTCCGGGCCCAACGGCGCCAACCCGCACCACGAGATGGGCGAGCGGGTGATCCAGGACGGCGACATGGTGGTCCTCGACTTCGGCGGCCTCAAGAACGGCTACGGCTCCGACACCACCCGCACGGTGCACGTCGGCGAACCGACGGCCGAGGAACGCGAGGTGTTCGAGATCGTCCGGCAGGCCCAGCAGACCGCGTTCGAGGCGGTCCAGCCCGGCATCGCCTGCGAGGAGATCGACCGCGCCGCCCGCAAGGTCATCGACGACGCCGGGTGCGGCCAGTACTTCATCCACCGCACCGGTCACGGCATCGGGCTGACGACCCACGAGCCGCCGTACATGGTGGTGGGGGAGCGGCGTCCGCTCGTACCCGGAATGTGTTTCTCGATCGAACCCGGCATCTACCTGCCCGGCCGTTTCGGCGTCCGCATCGAGGACATCGTCACCGTGACCGAGAACGCCGGCCGCCGCCTCAACAACACCGACCACGCCCTGCAGGTGGTCAGCTGA
- a CDS encoding LysR family transcriptional regulator, with amino-acid sequence MSVVQIEDLRGLLALGEHRHVTDAAAVLGTSQPTLSRLLSRVEAELGARLFERDAKGVHPNPLGDLVLTAARDLVDRHDRLRRDLAGLLDPESGTVRLAFLDSMATSLVPRILHDVREQAPHLRVELRQEPGHEILRDLAAGVAELALTSPRPPGPYGWLALQRQRLTLIVPAGHRLAGRRRAQLADVVGESFVTIPSGFGFRAQVDDLFAAAGVTPQVDFEIGDLATVEGLVGAGLGVALVPEQFAGASGTIGLALNTPGAERVVGLTWRTDRPMSPAAVRFRSFVEQAGPYD; translated from the coding sequence ATGAGCGTCGTGCAGATCGAGGATCTCCGCGGCCTGCTCGCCCTCGGTGAGCACCGCCACGTCACCGACGCCGCTGCCGTGCTCGGCACCAGCCAGCCGACCTTGTCGCGGCTGCTGTCCCGGGTGGAGGCGGAGCTCGGCGCCCGCCTGTTCGAACGCGACGCCAAAGGCGTCCACCCCAACCCGCTCGGCGACCTGGTCCTGACCGCCGCCCGCGACCTCGTCGACCGCCACGACCGTCTGCGCCGTGACCTGGCCGGCCTGCTCGATCCCGAATCGGGCACTGTCCGGCTGGCCTTCCTCGACTCGATGGCCACATCGCTGGTCCCGCGGATCCTGCACGACGTCCGGGAACAGGCTCCCCACCTGCGTGTCGAGCTCCGCCAGGAACCCGGCCACGAGATTCTGCGCGACCTGGCTGCCGGCGTCGCCGAGTTGGCGTTGACGTCGCCTCGCCCGCCCGGCCCGTACGGATGGCTGGCCCTGCAACGCCAGCGGCTGACCCTGATCGTCCCCGCCGGACACCGCCTGGCCGGCCGCCGCCGTGCCCAACTGGCCGACGTGGTGGGGGAGAGCTTCGTGACGATCCCGTCCGGCTTCGGTTTCCGTGCCCAGGTCGACGACCTCTTCGCGGCGGCCGGCGTGACCCCGCAGGTCGACTTCGAGATCGGTGACCTGGCCACTGTCGAAGGGCTGGTGGGCGCCGGCCTGGGCGTGGCCTTGGTTCCGGAGCAGTTCGCCGGGGCCTCCGGAACGATCGGCCTCGCCCTGAACACGCCCGGTGCTGAGCGCGTGGTCGGCCTGACCTGGCGCACGGACCGCCCGATGAGCCCGGCGGCGGTCCGCTTCCGTTCCTTCGTGGAACAGGCCGGCCCCTACGACTGA
- a CDS encoding MFS transporter: protein MGIGYRVGEPGYRRVSLALFAAGVATFALLYSTQPLLPELSAAFGVTPAESAWSLSLTTIGLGVALLITGPLSEKVGRTRLIHLSLTLSAVVGLACAVTPDWHLLLGLRLLQGVTLAGLPAVATAYLREELHSDTHARAAGLYIGGTALGGMVGRLVAGVFGEAYGWRVALAVVATIGLLCAAAVAGLLPASRNFVARPTAAMTRRAFTDPALLGLYAIGACAMGAFVAVYNAMGFRLTSEPFALGVGAAGAVFLVYPVGTLSSTVAGRLADRYGRRAVMPFGCLLTAAGLLLTLPDHLPVVVFGLAVMTAGFFCVHGVASGWVPVRAHAGGVPPGQAASLYLFAYYAGSSVFGSLAGTAWSAGGWPGVVLLASIFVAAGGGLALGLRRVPVLVGASAR, encoded by the coding sequence ATGGGCATCGGGTATCGGGTCGGTGAGCCGGGCTACCGCCGGGTCAGCCTGGCCCTGTTCGCGGCGGGCGTGGCGACGTTCGCCCTGCTCTACAGCACGCAGCCGCTGCTGCCGGAGCTGAGCGCGGCGTTCGGTGTCACGCCGGCCGAGAGCGCCTGGTCGCTCTCGCTGACCACGATCGGCCTCGGCGTGGCCCTGCTGATCACCGGCCCGCTGTCGGAGAAGGTGGGCCGGACCCGGCTGATCCACCTGTCGCTGACCCTGTCCGCGGTGGTCGGCCTGGCCTGCGCGGTGACGCCCGACTGGCACCTGCTGCTCGGTCTGCGGCTGCTGCAGGGGGTGACGCTCGCCGGGCTGCCCGCGGTGGCGACTGCCTATCTGCGCGAGGAACTGCATTCCGACACGCACGCGCGGGCCGCCGGGCTGTACATCGGCGGGACGGCGCTGGGCGGGATGGTCGGGCGGTTGGTCGCCGGCGTGTTCGGTGAGGCGTACGGATGGCGGGTTGCTCTTGCGGTGGTCGCCACCATCGGACTGCTCTGCGCCGCCGCTGTCGCCGGCCTGTTGCCTGCCTCGCGCAACTTCGTGGCGCGGCCGACGGCGGCGATGACCCGGCGGGCGTTCACCGACCCCGCGCTGCTCGGCCTGTATGCGATCGGCGCCTGCGCAATGGGCGCGTTCGTGGCGGTCTACAACGCGATGGGCTTCCGGCTGACCAGCGAACCCTTCGCTCTCGGCGTCGGCGCCGCGGGCGCCGTCTTCCTGGTCTATCCGGTGGGCACGCTGAGTTCGACGGTGGCGGGCCGTTTAGCTGATCGGTACGGGCGACGCGCGGTGATGCCGTTCGGCTGCCTGCTCACCGCGGCGGGGTTGCTGTTGACGCTGCCGGACCACCTGCCGGTGGTGGTGTTCGGGCTGGCGGTGATGACCGCCGGCTTCTTCTGCGTGCACGGTGTGGCCAGCGGCTGGGTGCCGGTGCGGGCGCATGCGGGCGGGGTGCCGCCGGGGCAGGCGGCGTCGCTGTACCTGTTCGCCTACTACGCGGGTTCGTCGGTGTTCGGCAGCCTGGCCGGGACGGCCTGGTCGGCGGGCGGCTGGCCGGGTGTGGTGCTGCTGGCGTCGATCTTCGTAGCGGCCGGCGGCGGACTGGCGCTGGGCCTGCGCCGCGTGCCGGTCCTGGTGGGGGCATCGGCCCGCTGA